A window of the Hypomesus transpacificus isolate Combined female chromosome 22, fHypTra1, whole genome shotgun sequence genome harbors these coding sequences:
- the specc1lb gene encoding cytospin-A isoform X2: MRKAGRPVPGVSKATPSTTKTQTADRAKPEGASINTTMGTAGKTTTKTSTSAPLSKAKSSDDLPSATTTGTGATAGSGVVAKSKKTSSAHSSASSNPGVSNSEAKIKTSSAKRGMSSVAKEPGSTRESVRERSRTCGASRKPSGSSDAAGPPKRTRSRTLAESESRMSKSRSDGQISNKAVLETRVKDLMGLAKSKDVEILHLRSELRGIRVQLGLPEEEEEEDEEEEEESDRESRAREEGEGEETEASADPPQAKEEREAPLFMSAGVESTLLLLQDQNAGIRGELNLLKNENRMLKDRLNALGFSLEQRLESPHKALRLPSFSPEPISFCRGGEGDCGAGAARHSASLHRDGTSPHTSAPGSARGSTEDLLSHARGRAVSPEAADDSECSEAYQPATSSDDALDAPSGSASACGSSSESEGCCGPPGHGEGRSRRGSSGNTSEVSVACLTERIHQMEENQHSTSEELQATLQELADLQQITQELSAENERLGEEKAILVDSLCQQGDRLEFYGRHMDYFRGLLDEHRVPYAAAADADVAKSGRYLELERRYAEVNEGARFEREQLLGVQQHLSGALKMAEQDNADAQGLIAALKERVHAAERAVDVARRERGAAAAELDALREAAGGEQAELGRCRLQLEQERQRVAELYALHDAGETTDVRHLLESERRDKERAEAEAARLQEELGHTRNEAARLQDGISKLEEDFRAFRDGVQKQLAEQKRALAQQRSQLEERDTEVADMKETIFELEDEVEQHRAVKLHDNLIITDLENSVKKLQDQKHDMEREIKILHRKLREESIEWRQFQADLQTAVVIANDIKSEAQEEMGDLRRRLLDTQDKHEKMSKELEDLKNRKQDEERGRVYNYMNAVERDLAVLRQGMGLSRRSSATSEPSPTVKTLIKSFDNASTTGPVPTTPTATVPPAIATAMTRTPLSPSPLKTPPAAAVTPIQRHTVSTAKPLSSMVDKRSSYTDLSMTDHLLRASPGPHTPSALQRVPNMDSSKSLSVSRRSSEELKRDLSAPDPAPPSVSLITLAVAASSSPSSPTASVTPSARGRLREERKDPLSALAREYGGSKRNALLKWCQKKTEGYQNIDITNFSSSWNDGLAFCAVLHTYLPAHIPYQELSSQDKKRNFTLAFQAAESVGIKSTLDIGEMVHTERPDWQSVMTYVTAIYKYFET, from the exons ATGAGGAAGGCGGGCAGGCCAGTGCCCGGCGTGTCCAAGGCCACCCCAAGTACGACTAAGACCCAGACCGCAGACAGAGCGAAGCCTGAAGGAGCCTCCATCAACACTACCATGGGCACAGCTGGCAAGACCACCACCAAGACCTccacctctgcccccctctctaaG GCAAAGAGCAGTGATGATCTCCCATCAGCCACCACGACAGGAACCGGGGCCACGGCAGGAAGTGGAGTTGTAGCCAAATCAAAGAAGACAAGCTCCGCCCACTCTTCAGCCTCCTCCAACCCTGGTGTCAGCAACTCAGAAGCCAAAATCAAGACCAGCTCAG CCAAGCGCGGAATGTCCTCCGTGGCAAAAGAGCCCGGTTCAACCCGGGAGAGCGTCAGGGAACGTTCCAGAACCTGCGGCGCCAGCAGGAAACCCTCCGGCTCCTCCGATGCTGCCGGCCCGCCCAAGAGGACCCGCTCCAGGACCCTGGCCGAATCCGAGTCCCGGATGAGCAAGTCCAGATCGGACGGGCAGATCAGCAATAAGGCGGTCCTGGAAACTCGGGTCAAGGACCTAATGGGTCTGGCCAAGAGTAAGGATGTAGAGATCCTCCACCTGCGCAGTGAGTTGCGGGGAATCCGGGTCCAACTGGGACtcccggaggaggaggaggaggaggacgaagaggaggaggaggagagtgacagGGAGAGCAGAGCCAGGGAGGAGGGCGAAGGGGAGGAGACGGAGGCAAGCGCCGACCCCCCCCAGGCGAAGGAGGAGCGAGAAGCCCCCCTCTTCATGTCGGCCGGCGTGGagtccaccctgctcctcctgcaggaCCAGAACGCGGGCATCCGGGGCGAGCTGAACCTGCTGAAGAACGAGAACCGCATGCTGAAGGACCGGCTCAACGCCCTGGGCTTCTCCCTGGAGCAGAGGCTGGAGAGCCCCCACAAAGCCCTGCGCCTCCCCTCCTTCAGCCCGGAGCCCATCTCGTTCTGCCGGGGCGGCGAGGGAGACTGCGGCGCAGGGGCCGCCCGCCACTCCGCCTCCCTCCACCGCGACGGGACCTCCCCTCACACCTCCGCCCCCGGGTCCGCCCGCGGCTCCACGGAGGACCTCCTGAGCCACGCCCGAGGCCGCGCCGTCTCCCCGGAGGCGGCCGACGACAGCGAGTGCAGCGAGGCCTACCAGCCCGCCACGTCCAGCGACGACGCCCTGGACGCCCCGTCGGGCTCCGCCTCGGCCTGCGGCTCCTCCTCCGAGTCGGAGGGCTGCTGCGGCCCGCCGGGCCACGGCGAGGGGCGCTCGCGGCGGGGCAGCAGCGGCAACACCAGCGAGGTGTCGGTGGCGTGCCTGACCGAGAGGATCCACCAGATGGAGGAGAACCAGCACAGCACGTCGGAGGAGCTCCAGGCCACCCTGCAGGAGCTGGCCGACCTGCAGCAGATCACCCAGGAGCTGAGCGCCGAGAACGAGcgcctgggggaggagaaggccaTCCTGGTGGACTCGCTCTGCCAGCAGGGGGACCGCCTGGAGTTCTACGGCCGGCACATGGACTACTTCCGGGGCCTGCTGGACGAGCACCGGGTGCCCTACGCGGCGGCCGCCGACGCGGACGTGGCGAAGAGCGGCCGCTACCTGGAGCTGGAGCGCCGCTACGCCGAGGTGAACGAGGGCGCCCGCTTCGAGCGCGAGCAGCTGCTGGGGGTGCAGCAGCACCTGAGCGGGGCGCTCAAGATGGCGGAGCAGGACAACGCCGACGCCCAGGGGCTGATCGCGGCGCTGAAGGAGCGCGTGCACGCGGCCGAGCGGGCGGTGGACGTGGCGCGGCGGGAGCGCGGGGCGGCGGCGGCCGAGCTGGACGCCCTGAGGGAGGCGGCGGGCGGCGAGCAGGCGGAGCTGGGCCGCTGCCGgctgcagctggagcaggagaggcaGCGGGTGGCCGAGCTGTACGCCCTCCACGACGCCGGGGAGACGACGGACGTCCGCCACCTGctggagagcgagaggagggaCAAGGAGAGGGCCGAGGCGGAGGCGGCTCGCCTCCAGGAGGAGCTGGGTCACACCAGGAACGAGGCGGCCAGGCTGCAGGACGGCATCAGCAAG CTGGAAGAGGACTTCCGGGCGTTCCGCGACGGCGTGCAGAAGCAGCTGGCCGAGCAGAAGCGCGCCCTGGCCCAGCAGCGCTCCCAGCTAGAGGAGCGAGACACGGAGGTGGCCGACATGAAGGAGACCATCTTCGAGCTGGAGGACGAGGTGGAGCAGCACCGAGCCGTCAAGCTCCACGACAACCTCATCATCACCGACCTGGAGA actCTGTGAAGAAGCTTCAGGACCAGAAACACGACATGGAGCGCGAGATCAAGATTCTCCATCGGAAGCTGCGG GAGGAGTCCATCGAGTGGCGCCAGTTCCAGGCCGACCTGCAGACGGCCGTGGTCATCGCCAACGACATCAAGTCGGAGGcccaggaggagatgggagaccTGCGGCGCCGCCTGCTGGACACGCAGGACAAGCACGAGAAGATGAgcaaggagctggaggacctCAAGAACCGCAA gcaggatgaggagaggggccgGGTGTATAACTACATGAACGCCGTGGAGAGAGACCTGGCGGTCCTCAGGCAGGGCATGGGGCTGAGCCGGCGCTCGTCCGCCACCTCCGAGCCCTCGCCCACCGTCAAGACCCTCATCAAGAGCTTCGACAACGCCTCCACCACAG GTCCAGTGCCCACCACCCCTACTGCCACTGTGCCGCCGGCCATCGCTACGGCGATGACGCGgacccccctcagccccagtcCCTTGAAGACCCCCCCTGCTGCAGCAGTGACCCCcattcag AGGCACACAGTGTCGACCGCCAAGCCCCTGTCTTCTATGGTGGACAAGAGGTCCAGCTACACAGACCTGAGTATGACAG ATCACCTGCTCCGGGCGTCACCTgggcctcacacaccctccgcTCTCCAGCGAGTGCCCAACATGGACTCCTCTAAGTCcctctcag tctcccgCAGGAGCAGCGAGGAGCTGAAGAGGGACCTGTCCGCGCCGgaccctgctccaccctccgTCTCCCTCATCACCCTGGCCGtggctgcctcctcctccccctcctccccgacAGCCTCCGTCACCCCGTCGGCGAGGGGCCGCTTGCG ggaggagaggaaggacccCCTCTCGGCGCTGGCCAGGGAGTACGGGGGATCCAAGAGGAACGCTCTCCTCAAGTGGTGTCAGAAGAAGACTGAGGGATACCAG AACATTGACATCACCAACTTCAGCAGCAGCTGGAACGATGGGCTTGCCTTCTGTGCTGTCCTCCACACCTACCTCCCTGCCCACATACCCTACCAGGAACTCTCCAGCCAGGACAAG aAGAGGAACTTCACGTTGGCTTTCCAGGCGGCCGAGAGCGTGGGGATCAAGTCCACACTG GACATTGGAGAGATGGTGCACACTGAGAGGCCAGACTGGCAGAGCGTGATGACCTACGTCACCGCAATCTACAAGTACTTTGAGACATGA
- the specc1lb gene encoding cytospin-A isoform X1 — protein MRKAGRPVPGVSKATPSTTKTQTADRAKPEGASINTTMGTAGKTTTKTSTSAPLSKAKSSDDLPSATTTGTGATAGSGVVAKSKKTSSAHSSASSNPGVSNSEAKIKTSSAKRGMSSVAKEPGSTRESVRERSRTCGASRKPSGSSDAAGPPKRTRSRTLAESESRMSKSRSDGQISNKAVLETRVKDLMGLAKSKDVEILHLRSELRGIRVQLGLPEEEEEEDEEEEEESDRESRAREEGEGEETEASADPPQAKEEREAPLFMSAGVESTLLLLQDQNAGIRGELNLLKNENRMLKDRLNALGFSLEQRLESPHKALRLPSFSPEPISFCRGGEGDCGAGAARHSASLHRDGTSPHTSAPGSARGSTEDLLSHARGRAVSPEAADDSECSEAYQPATSSDDALDAPSGSASACGSSSESEGCCGPPGHGEGRSRRGSSGNTSEVSVACLTERIHQMEENQHSTSEELQATLQELADLQQITQELSAENERLGEEKAILVDSLCQQGDRLEFYGRHMDYFRGLLDEHRVPYAAAADADVAKSGRYLELERRYAEVNEGARFEREQLLGVQQHLSGALKMAEQDNADAQGLIAALKERVHAAERAVDVARRERGAAAAELDALREAAGGEQAELGRCRLQLEQERQRVAELYALHDAGETTDVRHLLESERRDKERAEAEAARLQEELGHTRNEAARLQDGISKLEEDFRAFRDGVQKQLAEQKRALAQQRSQLEERDTEVADMKETIFELEDEVEQHRAVKLHDNLIITDLENSVKKLQDQKHDMEREIKILHRKLREESIEWRQFQADLQTAVVIANDIKSEAQEEMGDLRRRLLDTQDKHEKMSKELEDLKNRKQDEERGRVYNYMNAVERDLAVLRQGMGLSRRSSATSEPSPTVKTLIKSFDNASTTGPVPTTPTATVPPAIATAMTRTPLSPSPLKTPPAAAVTPIQRHTVSTAKPLSSMVDKRSSYTDLSMTADHLLRASPGPHTPSALQRVPNMDSSKSLSVSRRSSEELKRDLSAPDPAPPSVSLITLAVAASSSPSSPTASVTPSARGRLREERKDPLSALAREYGGSKRNALLKWCQKKTEGYQNIDITNFSSSWNDGLAFCAVLHTYLPAHIPYQELSSQDKKRNFTLAFQAAESVGIKSTLDIGEMVHTERPDWQSVMTYVTAIYKYFET, from the exons ATGAGGAAGGCGGGCAGGCCAGTGCCCGGCGTGTCCAAGGCCACCCCAAGTACGACTAAGACCCAGACCGCAGACAGAGCGAAGCCTGAAGGAGCCTCCATCAACACTACCATGGGCACAGCTGGCAAGACCACCACCAAGACCTccacctctgcccccctctctaaG GCAAAGAGCAGTGATGATCTCCCATCAGCCACCACGACAGGAACCGGGGCCACGGCAGGAAGTGGAGTTGTAGCCAAATCAAAGAAGACAAGCTCCGCCCACTCTTCAGCCTCCTCCAACCCTGGTGTCAGCAACTCAGAAGCCAAAATCAAGACCAGCTCAG CCAAGCGCGGAATGTCCTCCGTGGCAAAAGAGCCCGGTTCAACCCGGGAGAGCGTCAGGGAACGTTCCAGAACCTGCGGCGCCAGCAGGAAACCCTCCGGCTCCTCCGATGCTGCCGGCCCGCCCAAGAGGACCCGCTCCAGGACCCTGGCCGAATCCGAGTCCCGGATGAGCAAGTCCAGATCGGACGGGCAGATCAGCAATAAGGCGGTCCTGGAAACTCGGGTCAAGGACCTAATGGGTCTGGCCAAGAGTAAGGATGTAGAGATCCTCCACCTGCGCAGTGAGTTGCGGGGAATCCGGGTCCAACTGGGACtcccggaggaggaggaggaggaggacgaagaggaggaggaggagagtgacagGGAGAGCAGAGCCAGGGAGGAGGGCGAAGGGGAGGAGACGGAGGCAAGCGCCGACCCCCCCCAGGCGAAGGAGGAGCGAGAAGCCCCCCTCTTCATGTCGGCCGGCGTGGagtccaccctgctcctcctgcaggaCCAGAACGCGGGCATCCGGGGCGAGCTGAACCTGCTGAAGAACGAGAACCGCATGCTGAAGGACCGGCTCAACGCCCTGGGCTTCTCCCTGGAGCAGAGGCTGGAGAGCCCCCACAAAGCCCTGCGCCTCCCCTCCTTCAGCCCGGAGCCCATCTCGTTCTGCCGGGGCGGCGAGGGAGACTGCGGCGCAGGGGCCGCCCGCCACTCCGCCTCCCTCCACCGCGACGGGACCTCCCCTCACACCTCCGCCCCCGGGTCCGCCCGCGGCTCCACGGAGGACCTCCTGAGCCACGCCCGAGGCCGCGCCGTCTCCCCGGAGGCGGCCGACGACAGCGAGTGCAGCGAGGCCTACCAGCCCGCCACGTCCAGCGACGACGCCCTGGACGCCCCGTCGGGCTCCGCCTCGGCCTGCGGCTCCTCCTCCGAGTCGGAGGGCTGCTGCGGCCCGCCGGGCCACGGCGAGGGGCGCTCGCGGCGGGGCAGCAGCGGCAACACCAGCGAGGTGTCGGTGGCGTGCCTGACCGAGAGGATCCACCAGATGGAGGAGAACCAGCACAGCACGTCGGAGGAGCTCCAGGCCACCCTGCAGGAGCTGGCCGACCTGCAGCAGATCACCCAGGAGCTGAGCGCCGAGAACGAGcgcctgggggaggagaaggccaTCCTGGTGGACTCGCTCTGCCAGCAGGGGGACCGCCTGGAGTTCTACGGCCGGCACATGGACTACTTCCGGGGCCTGCTGGACGAGCACCGGGTGCCCTACGCGGCGGCCGCCGACGCGGACGTGGCGAAGAGCGGCCGCTACCTGGAGCTGGAGCGCCGCTACGCCGAGGTGAACGAGGGCGCCCGCTTCGAGCGCGAGCAGCTGCTGGGGGTGCAGCAGCACCTGAGCGGGGCGCTCAAGATGGCGGAGCAGGACAACGCCGACGCCCAGGGGCTGATCGCGGCGCTGAAGGAGCGCGTGCACGCGGCCGAGCGGGCGGTGGACGTGGCGCGGCGGGAGCGCGGGGCGGCGGCGGCCGAGCTGGACGCCCTGAGGGAGGCGGCGGGCGGCGAGCAGGCGGAGCTGGGCCGCTGCCGgctgcagctggagcaggagaggcaGCGGGTGGCCGAGCTGTACGCCCTCCACGACGCCGGGGAGACGACGGACGTCCGCCACCTGctggagagcgagaggagggaCAAGGAGAGGGCCGAGGCGGAGGCGGCTCGCCTCCAGGAGGAGCTGGGTCACACCAGGAACGAGGCGGCCAGGCTGCAGGACGGCATCAGCAAG CTGGAAGAGGACTTCCGGGCGTTCCGCGACGGCGTGCAGAAGCAGCTGGCCGAGCAGAAGCGCGCCCTGGCCCAGCAGCGCTCCCAGCTAGAGGAGCGAGACACGGAGGTGGCCGACATGAAGGAGACCATCTTCGAGCTGGAGGACGAGGTGGAGCAGCACCGAGCCGTCAAGCTCCACGACAACCTCATCATCACCGACCTGGAGA actCTGTGAAGAAGCTTCAGGACCAGAAACACGACATGGAGCGCGAGATCAAGATTCTCCATCGGAAGCTGCGG GAGGAGTCCATCGAGTGGCGCCAGTTCCAGGCCGACCTGCAGACGGCCGTGGTCATCGCCAACGACATCAAGTCGGAGGcccaggaggagatgggagaccTGCGGCGCCGCCTGCTGGACACGCAGGACAAGCACGAGAAGATGAgcaaggagctggaggacctCAAGAACCGCAA gcaggatgaggagaggggccgGGTGTATAACTACATGAACGCCGTGGAGAGAGACCTGGCGGTCCTCAGGCAGGGCATGGGGCTGAGCCGGCGCTCGTCCGCCACCTCCGAGCCCTCGCCCACCGTCAAGACCCTCATCAAGAGCTTCGACAACGCCTCCACCACAG GTCCAGTGCCCACCACCCCTACTGCCACTGTGCCGCCGGCCATCGCTACGGCGATGACGCGgacccccctcagccccagtcCCTTGAAGACCCCCCCTGCTGCAGCAGTGACCCCcattcag AGGCACACAGTGTCGACCGCCAAGCCCCTGTCTTCTATGGTGGACAAGAGGTCCAGCTACACAGACCTGAGTATGACAG CAGATCACCTGCTCCGGGCGTCACCTgggcctcacacaccctccgcTCTCCAGCGAGTGCCCAACATGGACTCCTCTAAGTCcctctcag tctcccgCAGGAGCAGCGAGGAGCTGAAGAGGGACCTGTCCGCGCCGgaccctgctccaccctccgTCTCCCTCATCACCCTGGCCGtggctgcctcctcctccccctcctccccgacAGCCTCCGTCACCCCGTCGGCGAGGGGCCGCTTGCG ggaggagaggaaggacccCCTCTCGGCGCTGGCCAGGGAGTACGGGGGATCCAAGAGGAACGCTCTCCTCAAGTGGTGTCAGAAGAAGACTGAGGGATACCAG AACATTGACATCACCAACTTCAGCAGCAGCTGGAACGATGGGCTTGCCTTCTGTGCTGTCCTCCACACCTACCTCCCTGCCCACATACCCTACCAGGAACTCTCCAGCCAGGACAAG aAGAGGAACTTCACGTTGGCTTTCCAGGCGGCCGAGAGCGTGGGGATCAAGTCCACACTG GACATTGGAGAGATGGTGCACACTGAGAGGCCAGACTGGCAGAGCGTGATGACCTACGTCACCGCAATCTACAAGTACTTTGAGACATGA
- the adora2ab gene encoding adenosine A2a receptor b, protein MLTADSLVYMGLEVIIAILAVVGNVLVCWAVCLNSTLQSITNFFVVSLAVADIAVGLLAIPFAIAISTGFCANFHGCLFIACFVLVLTQSSIFSLLAIAVDRYIAIKSPLRYNSLVTGKRAKGIIAVCWILSAGIGLTPMMGWNKGLTTNSSSLCPESLTECLFEGVVTLQYMVYFNFFGCVVAPLAAMLAIYASIFMAARRQLRLMELKAVHGHAPGAGAAPAGSSASRSTLQKEVHAAKSLAIIVGLFAFCWLPVHLVNCFNLLCQECGRLHIWLMNIAILLSHANSVVNPFIYAYRIREFRLTFRRILQQHVLRQRDGHGRAGGRGDGGSTTVRTSSRISMVDGSSVTVVNNYARDPPSTSHTPKHSPPMTQEAHRVGRDVSSTPCPWTPPPHSDPAPISVISNGHHKLENSISELGPTGILGHVVQGGTEAAHCGGTTTLLMEVKDGGHIFFVNPRPLSLTQTSPTRSVELTEVA, encoded by the exons ATGTTGACGGCCGACTCTCTGGTGTACATGGGCCTGGAGGTGATCATCGCCATCCTCGCCGTTGTCGGCAACGTGCTGGTCTGCTGGGCCGTCTGCCTCAACAGCACGCTGCAGAGCATCACCAACTTCTTCGTGGTGTCGCTGGCGGTGGCCGACATCGCCGTGGGCCTCCTCGCCATCCCCTTCGCCATCGCCATCAGCACGGGCTTCTGCGCCAACTTCCACGGGTGCCTGTTCATTGCCTGCTTCGTGCTGGTGCTCACCCAGAGCTCCATCTTCAGCCTGCTGGCCATCGCCGTCGACCGCTACATCGCCATCAAGAGCCCGCTCAG gtACAACAGCTTGGTGACGGGCAAGAGGGCGAAGGGGATCATCGCCGTGTGCTGGATCCTCTCCGCAGGCATCGGCCTCACGCCCATGATGGGCTGGAACAAGGGCCTGACCACCAACAGCAGCAGCTTGTGCCCAGAGAGCTTGACCGAGTGCCTGTTTGAGGGCGTGGTCACCTTGCAGTACATGGTCTACTTTAACTTTTTCGGCTGCGTGGTGGCGCCTCTGGCGGCCATGCTGGCCATCTATGCCAGCATCTTCATGGCCGCTCGACGCCAGCTCAGGCTCATGGAGCTCAAGGCGGTGCACGGCCACGCTCCCGGGGCGGGCGCGGCCCCCGCCGGCTCGTCGGCGTCCCGGTCCACTCTGCAGAAGGAGGTGCACGCCGCCAAGTCCCTGGCCATCATCGTGGGGCTGTTCGCCTTCTGCTGGCTGCCTGTCCACCTCGTTAACTGCTTCAACTTGCTGTGCCAGGAGTGTGGACGCCTGCACATATGGCTGATGAACAttgccatcctcctctcccatgCCAACTCGGTGGTCAACCCCTTCATCTACGCCTACCGCATACGCGAGTTCCGGCTGACCTTCCGGAGGATTCTGCAGCAGCATGTGTTGAGGCAGAGGGACGGGCATGGCCGGGCGGGCGGCAGGGGCGATGGGGGCAGCACCACCGTGCGCACGTCCAGCCGTATCAGCATGGTGGATGGCTCCAGTGTGACGGTGGTGAACAACTATGCTCGGGACCCCCCCAGCACGAGCCACACTCCCAAACACAGCCCCCCTATGACCCAGGAGGCCCACAGGGTCGGTAGAGacgtctcctccaccccctgtcCTTGGACACCGCCGCCCCACTCAGACCCTGCACCAATCAGTGTCATCAGCAATGGACACCATAAATTGGAGAACTCCATTTCGGAACTAGGCCCGACTGGCATTTTGGGACATGTAGTTCAAGGTGGGACTGAGGCTGCACACTGTGGGGGAACTACAACTCTACTGATGGAGGTGAAGGATGGAGGACACATTTTCTTTGTTAATCCAAGACCCTTGTCCCTCACACAGACTAGCCCAACACGCTCCGTTGAGCTGACTGAAGTGGCATGA
- the snrpd3l gene encoding small nuclear ribonucleoprotein D3 polypeptide, like: protein MSIGVPIKVLHEAEGHIVTCETITGEVYRGKLIEAEDNMNCQMSNITVTHRDGRVAQLELVYIRGSKIRFLILPDMLKNAPMLKSMKNKNQAAGAGRGKAAILKAQVAARGRGRGGMGRGNIFQKRR from the exons ATGTCTATCGGTGTTCCCATCAAAGTTCTTCATGAAGCAGAGGGGCACATAGTTACCTGTGAGACCATTACTGGCGAGGTGTACAGAGGTAAACTCATTGAAGCTGAGGACAACATGAATTGCCAG ATGTCAAACATTACAGTTACACACAGAGATGGACGTGTTGCCCAACTGGAGCTGGTCTACATTAGAGGCAGCAAAATCCGCTTCCTGATCCTACCGGACATGCTAAAGAATGCCCCCATGTTAAAGAGCATGAAGAACAAGAACCAGGCCGCTGGTGCTGGGAGAGGGAAGGCGGCCATTCTTAAAGCCCAGG TGGCTGCAAGAGGGCGAGGTCGTGGAGGAATGGGAAGAGGAAACATTTTCCAAAAAAGGCGATAA